The proteins below come from a single Saccharopolyspora sp. SCSIO 74807 genomic window:
- a CDS encoding MurT ligase domain-containing protein, with translation MTGTRKDGDRAARPDGRDGTEIDDAAQPRPGAEHEPDARSDETSAVARGNPVTAPWRVVAPPVEPARRPLRTSFAVGAGRAVAGMSRRLRLGSGGMIGGRLAQSLQPGLLGTLATGRRIVLITGTNGKTTTTALVAEALRSRGAATSNVTGANMLDGHVAALMTDLSAPFAALEVDELHLDRVVTEFTPAVVVLLNLSRDQLDRVGEVRTVQQSLRRALARAPQTRVVANRDDPNVVSVAADHPAVTWVSGGARWTRDALNCPRCGSFLDDVEGEWRCGCGLARPPADWTVTGAGLTGPDGLDRRLAVQLPGQVNRINAAFAVAAATELGCDADAVLRRISAMRHASGRYSAVRLDGWAVRLLLAKNPASWLEMLDLVAAHDRHLVLAVNSREPDGHDVSWLWDVDFESLRGRAVTVTGERGLDLAVRLRYADVGCEVVPTVRDALPNAGEEPDVIANYTAFRDLLVRSVPR, from the coding sequence ATGACCGGCACCAGGAAAGACGGCGACCGGGCCGCGCGCCCGGACGGCCGGGACGGTACTGAGATCGACGACGCGGCGCAGCCGCGGCCGGGCGCCGAGCACGAACCCGATGCCCGGTCCGACGAGACGAGCGCGGTGGCGCGCGGGAACCCGGTGACCGCGCCGTGGCGCGTCGTGGCTCCGCCGGTCGAACCCGCCCGACGTCCGCTGCGCACCTCGTTCGCGGTCGGTGCCGGCCGCGCGGTGGCCGGCATGTCCCGCCGGTTGCGGCTCGGCAGCGGCGGGATGATCGGCGGCAGGTTGGCGCAGAGCCTGCAGCCGGGCCTGCTGGGCACCCTCGCCACCGGCCGCCGGATCGTGCTGATCACCGGCACCAACGGAAAGACCACCACGACCGCGCTGGTTGCCGAGGCGCTGCGCAGCCGCGGCGCTGCCACCAGCAACGTCACCGGCGCGAACATGCTCGACGGGCACGTCGCGGCGCTGATGACCGACCTGTCCGCGCCGTTCGCGGCGTTGGAGGTCGATGAGCTGCACCTGGACCGGGTCGTCACGGAGTTCACCCCGGCCGTGGTGGTGCTGCTGAACCTCAGCCGCGACCAGCTCGACCGGGTCGGCGAGGTCCGCACCGTGCAGCAGAGCTTGCGCCGGGCGCTGGCGCGCGCGCCGCAGACCCGCGTCGTGGCCAACCGCGACGATCCGAACGTCGTGTCCGTCGCCGCCGATCACCCCGCGGTGACCTGGGTTTCCGGTGGCGCGCGCTGGACCAGGGACGCGCTCAACTGCCCGCGCTGCGGTTCCTTCCTGGACGACGTCGAGGGGGAGTGGCGTTGCGGGTGCGGGCTGGCCCGCCCACCGGCTGATTGGACCGTCACCGGTGCCGGGCTCACCGGCCCGGACGGGCTGGACCGCCGGCTCGCCGTGCAGTTGCCGGGCCAGGTCAACCGCATCAACGCCGCGTTCGCGGTGGCCGCGGCCACCGAACTCGGCTGCGACGCGGACGCGGTGCTGCGCCGGATCTCCGCGATGCGCCACGCCAGCGGCCGCTACTCCGCGGTTCGGCTGGACGGGTGGGCCGTGCGGTTGCTGCTGGCGAAGAACCCGGCGAGCTGGCTGGAAATGCTGGACCTCGTCGCTGCGCACGACCGGCACCTGGTGCTGGCGGTGAACAGCAGGGAGCCCGACGGCCACGACGTGTCCTGGCTGTGGGACGTGGACTTCGAGTCGTTGCGCGGCCGCGCGGTCACCGTCACCGGTGAGCGCGGTCTGGACCTGGCGGTGCGGCTGCGCTACGCGGACGTGGGCTGCGAGGTCGTGCCCACGGTCCGCGACGCACTGCCGAACGCGGGGGAGGAGCCCGACGTGATCGCCAACTACACGGCGTTCCGGGACCTGCTGGTCCGGAGCGTGCCGCGATGA
- a CDS encoding ABC transporter ATP-binding protein, with protein MTAPRSGTEALLSGTELVCSFGPTPALRGAELTVDSGELVAVVGASGSGKSTLLHCLAGVVLPESGQVRYRGNELTAMSDDERSALRRTEFGFVFQFGQLVPELSVLENVALPLRLNGVSRRRAHARALEWIDRLEVAGERQKRPGEISGGQSQRAALARALVADPAVIFADEPTGALDSAGGKHVMSLLTAAARESGSAVLLVTHQSAVAAYADREVTIHDGSTAVDG; from the coding sequence ATGACCGCGCCGCGATCCGGCACCGAAGCGTTGCTCAGCGGAACCGAGCTGGTCTGCTCGTTCGGCCCGACCCCGGCGTTGCGCGGCGCGGAGCTGACCGTCGATTCCGGCGAGCTGGTCGCCGTTGTCGGCGCTTCCGGCTCCGGGAAGTCCACGTTGCTGCACTGCCTGGCCGGGGTCGTGCTGCCGGAGTCCGGGCAGGTGCGCTACCGCGGCAACGAGCTCACCGCGATGTCCGACGACGAGCGCAGCGCGCTGCGGCGCACCGAGTTCGGGTTCGTGTTCCAGTTCGGCCAGCTGGTCCCGGAGCTGAGCGTGCTGGAGAACGTGGCGCTGCCGCTGCGGCTCAACGGCGTCTCCCGGCGCCGCGCGCACGCCCGCGCGCTGGAGTGGATCGACCGGCTGGAGGTCGCGGGCGAGCGGCAGAAGCGGCCCGGGGAGATCTCCGGCGGCCAGAGCCAGCGGGCGGCGCTGGCCCGCGCGCTGGTCGCCGACCCCGCGGTGATCTTCGCCGACGAGCCGACCGGCGCGCTGGACTCCGCCGGCGGCAAGCACGTGATGAGCCTGCTCACCGCCGCGGCACGCGAATCGGGCAGCGCGGTGCTGCTGGTCACCCACCAGTCGGCGGTGGCCGCCTACGCCGACCGCGAGGTCACCATCCACGACGGCAGCACCGCCGTCGACGGATGA
- a CDS encoding DoxX family protein, with amino-acid sequence MRHLRDLLTFIARLAIGIVLIAHGAQKVFGIGMPTVVDAFRQIGIPLPSVAAWFTAMVELVGGLLLILGLLLPLVGICIAIVMAGAIFFVHAPYGLFSPQGYELVLVIGVSALMLGFNGGRWAIDHGLFSQYRKRKVRVAEQPTTSE; translated from the coding sequence ATGCGTCACCTGCGGGACCTGCTCACCTTCATCGCCCGCCTCGCGATCGGCATCGTGCTGATCGCGCACGGTGCGCAGAAGGTCTTCGGGATCGGCATGCCCACCGTCGTGGACGCTTTCCGGCAGATCGGCATCCCGCTGCCCTCGGTGGCCGCCTGGTTCACCGCGATGGTCGAGCTCGTCGGCGGCTTGCTGCTGATCCTCGGGTTGCTGCTGCCGCTGGTGGGCATCTGCATCGCGATCGTGATGGCCGGAGCGATCTTCTTCGTGCACGCTCCCTACGGGCTGTTCTCCCCGCAGGGGTACGAACTCGTGCTGGTCATCGGGGTTTCCGCGCTGATGCTCGGCTTCAACGGCGGGCGCTGGGCGATCGACCACGGCCTGTTCTCGCAGTACCGCAAGCGCAAGGTCCGCGTGGCCGAGCAGCCGACCACGTCGGAATGA
- a CDS encoding YkvA family protein, whose product MLVVGVLLVVAGVITAVSGDWTGSQWLLPSGLIAAGIGVLIAGVVAAVRRRLAPLRAAKKAATSAPGSGGPISRARAVPAMVAAPWRGSGAAVPRYQTVLWLLALIYIVWPVDFVPDLLPLLGFTDDIGVGAWLLTSLYAEAGNHLARQGERSGDAVED is encoded by the coding sequence GTGCTCGTCGTCGGTGTGCTGCTCGTGGTGGCCGGAGTGATCACCGCCGTGTCCGGGGACTGGACCGGCTCGCAGTGGTTGCTGCCGAGCGGTCTGATCGCGGCGGGCATCGGCGTGCTGATCGCCGGAGTCGTCGCGGCCGTGCGCCGCAGGCTGGCACCGCTGCGGGCGGCGAAGAAAGCGGCGACGTCGGCGCCCGGAAGCGGTGGCCCGATCAGCCGCGCGCGGGCGGTCCCGGCGATGGTCGCCGCGCCGTGGCGCGGGTCCGGTGCGGCGGTCCCGCGATATCAGACGGTGCTGTGGCTGCTGGCGTTGATCTACATCGTGTGGCCGGTCGATTTCGTACCTGACCTGTTGCCGCTGCTGGGCTTCACCGACGACATCGGGGTCGGCGCGTGGTTGCTGACCAGCCTGTACGCCGAAGCGGGCAACCACCTGGCCCGGCAGGGGGAGCGGTCCGGCGACGCCGTCGAAGACTGA
- a CDS encoding ABC transporter permease, which translates to MSGLRNRAADFVLGVRLVLGDRDAPWGRLVLMAVGIALGTAVLLGGITVPNAVSTLHERVSGRQMPALGDRSPGSVSMLGETVQENFYDESVTGTKLQQLRPDAPAPPGVDRIPAPGELVVSPALRHILESPEGASLRARMPGHVVGVIGPEGLGGEQELLYYSGTDRISPNGSVKAITDHFGEQPDRSDASHATWVLISLGVCVLLLPVVVFVLSTARLAEVARQRRLAALRLIGAGKRQVRRIAAGENLVGAVMGVLFGWTTYLLARDMLVRYTPITGTYFPSDLQPVWWSALLVTLGVPVVTVGIVLLSLRSTVMDPLGVVRGRPSKRRRLWWRLVPPVVGVAGIIASGALSSTSVDSVYYTVLLGCSMALSLLTVPLLLPWLVEITGGKATGGPVAWQLALRRLQANGGAAARSVSTVAVVVTGVVALQTMLAPGVSGFATRDGDRRDLSVSGQQRESGPSAMAAAIGEITSLPGVESAGGGQSFLLRGGDNVSVSVADCARIERLSPVRDCRDGDLFVVRGERDAALAPGTSWDVSDSAVGAPEGRWTLGPMRELPDGADRNLASGSALLATPAAAADVPQHSRSANIDVDVAADAPPQVIEQVRTIAAAWFDESTAYHTYGSVSGEELAQNLVRYASLLGGLLTVLLVGSSLLVSAVEQIQDGARPMAVLGAVGAPRSTLMWSAFLQNAVPLALAIGLAVPSGLVLGWITSGAMGGDLAIDLPGMGLVIGVAVVLVLVVTALTASTISRVLRPEELRTG; encoded by the coding sequence ATGAGCGGGCTGCGCAACCGGGCAGCCGATTTCGTGCTGGGGGTCCGCCTGGTCCTCGGCGACCGCGACGCGCCGTGGGGCCGGCTGGTGCTGATGGCGGTGGGGATCGCCCTCGGGACCGCGGTGCTGCTGGGAGGCATCACGGTGCCCAATGCGGTGTCCACCTTGCACGAACGCGTCTCGGGCAGGCAGATGCCCGCGTTGGGGGACCGTTCGCCGGGGTCGGTCTCGATGCTGGGGGAGACCGTCCAGGAGAACTTCTACGACGAATCGGTCACCGGCACGAAGCTGCAACAGCTGCGCCCGGACGCTCCGGCGCCACCCGGCGTGGACCGGATCCCGGCGCCCGGCGAGCTGGTCGTGTCCCCGGCACTGCGGCACATCCTGGAAAGCCCCGAAGGTGCCTCGCTGCGAGCGCGGATGCCGGGACACGTGGTCGGCGTGATCGGCCCGGAGGGACTGGGCGGCGAGCAGGAGCTGCTCTACTACTCCGGGACCGACCGGATCAGCCCGAACGGCTCGGTCAAGGCGATCACCGACCACTTCGGCGAGCAGCCGGACCGCAGTGACGCGTCCCATGCCACCTGGGTACTGATATCGCTTGGCGTTTGCGTGCTGCTGCTGCCGGTCGTGGTGTTCGTGCTGAGCACCGCACGGCTGGCCGAGGTCGCCCGGCAGCGCAGGCTCGCCGCGCTGCGGTTGATCGGGGCGGGAAAGCGGCAGGTCCGCCGCATCGCGGCCGGCGAGAACCTGGTCGGCGCGGTCATGGGTGTGCTGTTCGGCTGGACGACCTACCTGCTCGCCCGCGACATGCTCGTGCGGTACACGCCGATCACCGGGACGTACTTCCCGTCCGACCTGCAACCGGTGTGGTGGAGCGCGCTGCTGGTCACGCTCGGGGTGCCGGTGGTGACGGTGGGCATCGTGCTGCTGTCGCTGCGGAGCACGGTCATGGACCCGCTCGGAGTGGTGCGCGGCCGTCCGTCGAAGCGCAGGCGACTGTGGTGGCGCTTGGTCCCACCGGTCGTCGGCGTGGCCGGGATCATCGCGTCCGGTGCGCTCAGCAGCACCTCGGTGGACTCGGTGTATTACACGGTGCTGCTGGGCTGTTCCATGGCGCTGTCCTTGTTGACGGTCCCGCTGCTGTTGCCGTGGCTGGTGGAGATCACCGGCGGCAAGGCCACCGGCGGGCCGGTCGCGTGGCAACTGGCGCTGCGCAGGCTCCAGGCCAACGGCGGCGCCGCGGCGCGTTCGGTCAGCACGGTCGCGGTCGTGGTCACCGGGGTCGTCGCACTGCAGACAATGCTGGCTCCCGGGGTGAGCGGGTTTGCGACGCGCGACGGCGATCGCCGGGATCTCAGCGTCAGCGGGCAGCAGCGGGAATCGGGACCGTCCGCGATGGCGGCCGCGATCGGCGAGATCACCTCGTTGCCCGGTGTCGAATCCGCGGGCGGCGGGCAGTCCTTCCTGCTGCGCGGCGGCGACAACGTGTCGGTGAGCGTGGCCGATTGCGCGCGGATCGAGCGGCTCAGCCCGGTACGGGACTGCCGTGACGGTGACCTGTTCGTCGTCCGGGGCGAGCGCGACGCCGCGCTTGCCCCGGGCACCAGCTGGGACGTCAGCGACTCGGCGGTGGGTGCACCGGAGGGCAGGTGGACGCTCGGGCCGATGCGCGAGCTGCCGGACGGCGCGGATCGCAATTTGGCCTCGGGCTCGGCGCTGCTGGCCACTCCGGCGGCCGCGGCCGACGTACCGCAGCACTCGCGCAGTGCGAACATCGACGTCGACGTCGCCGCCGACGCGCCACCGCAGGTGATCGAGCAGGTGCGCACCATCGCCGCGGCCTGGTTCGACGAGAGCACCGCTTATCACACCTACGGCAGCGTTTCCGGCGAAGAGCTGGCCCAGAACCTCGTCCGCTACGCGAGCTTGCTGGGCGGGCTGCTCACCGTCCTGCTGGTCGGCAGCAGTCTGCTGGTCAGCGCGGTCGAGCAGATCCAGGACGGTGCCCGGCCGATGGCTGTGCTGGGGGCGGTCGGTGCACCGCGCAGCACCTTGATGTGGTCGGCGTTCCTGCAGAACGCGGTGCCGCTGGCACTGGCGATCGGATTGGCGGTCCCGTCCGGCCTGGTGCTCGGCTGGATCACCTCGGGGGCGATGGGCGGTGACCTCGCGATCGACCTGCCCGGGATGGGGCTGGTGATCGGCGTGGCCGTGGTGCTGGTGCTGGTGGTCACCGCGTTGACGGCGTCCACGATCTCCCGGGTCCTGCGCCCGGAGGAGCTGCGCACGGGCTGA
- the murJ gene encoding murein biosynthesis integral membrane protein MurJ: MVEQAEPTAHRPSLARASGTMAVATIVSRITGLGAKVLLVGVLGLGMVNDSYTVANTLPTVINELLLGGVLTSVAVPLLVRAQQESHRNGESYAQWLITTGGVLMAAAMLVSVASAPLLTNLYLGSNSRANTELTTAFAYLLLPAILFYGLSALLSAVLNARHVFGPPAWAPVVNNLVVIATTGVFALLPGTISLDPVRMGQPKLLVLGIGTALGIVAQSLVVAVALRRVGFRFRWRWGWDRNLGEFAALAGWVVLYTGISQTGMIVTTRVSAQGTEGSVATFTYAWLLSQVPYGVLGVSLLTALMPRISRAATEHDSANFVADLSLGTRMSAVLLLPISALMLVAGGSLGVAFFSLGNNGVAAADRLGATIGVCAAGIVPFAITMLQLRAFYAMKDARTPTVINVVMVGVRATLCYLFLATADPRDLVVGVALAMSLSFVVGALLGQVWLRARVGGMRSGRIGVSLLRAVVVTALACGVALAADAVLSGVFAAVGVVAGAWLRLAVDGLLILLISFGGLLLARAPELDPVRAVLRRRFARR, from the coding sequence TTGGTCGAACAGGCCGAACCGACAGCACACCGGCCCTCACTTGCCCGCGCCAGCGGCACGATGGCCGTGGCCACCATCGTCAGCCGCATCACCGGCCTGGGGGCCAAGGTGCTGCTGGTCGGCGTGCTCGGGCTCGGCATGGTCAACGACTCCTACACCGTCGCCAACACGCTGCCCACGGTCATCAACGAGCTGCTGCTCGGCGGGGTGCTCACCAGTGTCGCGGTGCCGCTGCTGGTTCGGGCGCAACAGGAGAGCCATCGCAACGGCGAGTCCTACGCGCAGTGGCTCATCACCACAGGCGGGGTGCTCATGGCCGCGGCCATGCTGGTGTCGGTCGCCTCCGCCCCGCTGCTGACCAACCTCTACCTGGGCTCCAACAGCAGGGCAAACACCGAGCTGACCACCGCGTTCGCCTACCTGCTGCTGCCCGCGATCCTGTTCTACGGCCTCTCGGCGCTGCTCTCGGCAGTGCTCAACGCGCGGCACGTGTTCGGTCCGCCTGCATGGGCTCCGGTGGTGAACAACCTCGTGGTCATCGCCACCACAGGTGTGTTCGCGCTGCTGCCCGGGACGATCTCGCTCGACCCGGTCCGGATGGGCCAGCCGAAGCTGCTGGTGCTCGGCATCGGCACCGCCCTCGGCATCGTGGCGCAAAGCCTCGTGGTCGCGGTGGCGTTGCGCCGCGTGGGTTTCCGGTTCCGCTGGCGGTGGGGCTGGGACCGCAACCTCGGCGAGTTCGCCGCACTCGCGGGCTGGGTCGTGCTCTACACCGGGATCAGCCAGACCGGCATGATCGTCACCACCCGGGTCAGCGCGCAAGGCACCGAAGGCAGCGTCGCCACCTTCACCTACGCCTGGCTGCTGTCCCAGGTGCCCTACGGCGTGCTCGGGGTCTCCCTGCTGACCGCGCTGATGCCGCGGATCAGCCGCGCCGCCACCGAGCACGACTCAGCGAACTTCGTCGCGGACCTGTCGCTCGGCACCCGGATGAGCGCGGTGCTGCTGCTGCCGATCAGCGCGCTGATGCTGGTCGCGGGCGGTTCGCTGGGTGTCGCGTTCTTCTCGCTGGGCAACAACGGGGTCGCCGCCGCCGACCGGCTCGGCGCCACCATCGGGGTCTGCGCGGCGGGAATCGTGCCGTTCGCGATCACCATGCTGCAGCTTCGCGCGTTCTACGCGATGAAGGACGCGCGCACGCCGACGGTGATCAACGTCGTGATGGTCGGGGTGCGGGCCACGTTGTGCTACCTGTTCCTGGCCACCGCCGACCCGCGCGACCTGGTGGTCGGTGTCGCGCTGGCGATGTCGCTGAGCTTCGTGGTCGGCGCGCTGCTCGGGCAGGTGTGGTTGCGCGCCCGCGTCGGCGGGATGCGCAGCGGGCGCATCGGAGTGAGCCTGCTGCGCGCCGTCGTGGTCACCGCGCTCGCCTGCGGTGTCGCGCTCGCCGCGGACGCGGTGCTCAGCGGTGTGTTCGCCGCGGTCGGCGTGGTGGCCGGGGCGTGGCTGCGACTGGCCGTGGACGGACTGCTGATCCTGCTGATCAGCTTCGGCGGTCTGCTGCTGGCCCGCGCTCCCGAGCTCGACCCGGTGCGCGCGGTGCTGCGGCGGCGGTTCGCCCGGCGCTGA
- a CDS encoding glutamine amidotransferase, giving the protein MSAVRIALLLPDLLGTYGDRGNMLVLEQRLRWRDIACESVTVLSSSAAVPESCDVYLLGGGEDVAQTAAMRVLARSPGLQRAAARGAAVLGICGGLQLLGTAFTTGDGVRHEGLGLVDAVTEPGAERAIGEVVADAALPGVGMLTGFENHLGRTRLGATGRPLGRVSRGTGNGHDRAEGAVHGHVVCTYLHGPILARNPRLADLLLEWAIGAELPRVAEPPELEQLRTSRSRAAK; this is encoded by the coding sequence ATGAGCGCCGTGCGGATCGCGCTGCTGCTGCCGGACCTGCTGGGCACCTACGGGGACCGCGGGAACATGCTGGTCTTGGAGCAGCGGCTGCGCTGGCGCGACATCGCGTGCGAGTCGGTCACAGTGCTGTCGTCCTCGGCCGCGGTGCCGGAGTCCTGCGACGTGTACCTGCTCGGCGGGGGAGAGGACGTCGCCCAGACCGCGGCGATGCGCGTGTTGGCCCGTTCACCGGGGTTGCAGCGGGCGGCTGCGCGCGGCGCTGCGGTGCTGGGCATCTGCGGCGGCCTGCAACTGCTGGGCACCGCTTTCACCACCGGGGACGGGGTGCGCCACGAGGGACTGGGGTTGGTCGACGCGGTCACCGAGCCGGGTGCTGAGCGGGCGATCGGCGAGGTCGTCGCGGATGCCGCACTGCCCGGAGTGGGGATGCTGACGGGCTTCGAGAACCACCTCGGCCGGACCCGGCTCGGCGCGACGGGCCGGCCGCTCGGCCGGGTGTCCCGCGGCACCGGCAACGGGCACGACCGGGCCGAAGGCGCGGTGCACGGGCACGTCGTGTGCACCTACCTGCACGGGCCGATCTTGGCGCGCAACCCGCGGCTGGCGGACTTGTTGCTGGAGTGGGCGATCGGTGCCGAGCTGCCGCGGGTCGCCGAGCCGCCGGAGCTGGAGCAGCTGCGCACCAGCCGGAGCCGCGCGGCGAAGTGA
- a CDS encoding TetR family transcriptional regulator, which produces MPEQPRPREGRTAQGRRRVRGTVSLAALDLFAAQGFEATTVDQIAEAAGVGRRTFFRYFRSKEDAVFGDHEERLADVVERLEEADPAEDPLLVVCRVAETVLSAYLAEPAVSLQRFALTRQVSSLRDKEIASIDGYQRVFARYLRERYREQDEGGLQAAVAAAAVVAAHNHVLRDWLRSGAEIDAMHRLRAALRVVRRGLSESWAGGAGEQEDVVVGVVRTGAPAATVFKQLETALRDLPGESPHA; this is translated from the coding sequence ATGCCCGAGCAGCCGAGGCCGCGCGAAGGCCGCACCGCGCAGGGTCGCCGCAGGGTCCGCGGGACCGTGTCGTTGGCGGCGCTGGACCTGTTCGCCGCGCAGGGTTTCGAGGCGACGACGGTGGATCAGATCGCCGAGGCCGCCGGAGTCGGCAGGCGCACCTTCTTCCGGTACTTCCGGTCCAAGGAGGACGCCGTGTTCGGCGATCACGAGGAACGGCTGGCCGACGTGGTCGAACGGCTGGAGGAAGCCGATCCGGCCGAGGATCCGCTGCTGGTGGTGTGCCGGGTCGCCGAAACCGTGCTGTCGGCGTACCTGGCCGAGCCCGCGGTCTCGCTGCAGCGGTTCGCCCTGACCAGGCAGGTTTCCTCGCTGCGGGACAAGGAGATCGCCAGCATCGACGGCTACCAGCGGGTGTTCGCCCGCTACCTGCGCGAGCGCTACCGGGAGCAGGACGAGGGCGGCCTGCAGGCGGCGGTGGCGGCCGCGGCGGTCGTGGCCGCGCACAACCACGTGCTGCGGGACTGGCTGCGCAGCGGTGCCGAGATCGACGCCATGCACCGCCTGCGCGCGGCGCTGCGCGTGGTGCGCCGGGGCCTGTCCGAGTCGTGGGCCGGTGGTGCGGGCGAGCAGGAGGACGTGGTCGTCGGCGTGGTGCGCACCGGGGCGCCCGCGGCGACCGTGTTCAAGCAGCTCGAAACCGCACTGCGCGATCTTCCGGGCGAATCTCCGCACGCCTGA
- a CDS encoding acyl-CoA dehydrogenase, whose protein sequence is MNPDFDTYRLADEHDALREAVRALAEKEIAPHAAEVDEQERYPREALDALVKSGFAAVHVPEQYGGEGADSVATCIVIEEVARVCASSSLIPAVNKLGTMPILLSGSEDLKSKVLGSIASGETTASYALSEREAGSDAGSMKTRAHRDGDDWVLNGTKCWITNGGESSWYTVMAVTDPDQGANGISAFVVHKDDPGFVVGPKEKKLGIKGSPTVELYFEDCTIPGDRIIGEPGTGFKTALATLDHTRPTIGAQAVGIAQGALDSAIDYVKERKQFGKAISDFQGVQFMLADMAMKIEAARHMVYVSAARAERGEGKLGFISAAAKCYASDVAMEVTTDAVQLFGGAGYTRDFPVERMMRDAKITQIYEGTNQIQRMVMARALLKG, encoded by the coding sequence GTGAACCCGGACTTCGACACCTACCGGCTGGCCGACGAGCACGACGCGCTGCGGGAAGCCGTCCGCGCGCTGGCCGAGAAGGAAATCGCACCGCACGCCGCCGAGGTCGACGAGCAGGAGCGCTACCCGCGAGAAGCGCTCGATGCGCTGGTGAAGTCCGGCTTCGCCGCGGTGCACGTGCCCGAGCAGTACGGCGGCGAAGGGGCCGACTCGGTCGCCACCTGCATCGTGATCGAAGAGGTCGCGCGGGTGTGCGCCTCGTCCTCGCTGATCCCGGCGGTGAACAAGCTCGGCACCATGCCGATCCTGCTGTCCGGCTCGGAGGACCTCAAGAGCAAGGTGCTCGGTTCGATCGCCTCCGGCGAGACCACCGCCTCCTACGCGCTGTCCGAACGCGAAGCCGGCTCCGACGCGGGCTCGATGAAGACCCGCGCGCACCGCGACGGCGACGACTGGGTGCTCAACGGCACCAAGTGCTGGATCACCAACGGCGGCGAGTCGAGCTGGTACACCGTCATGGCCGTCACCGACCCGGACCAGGGCGCCAACGGCATCAGCGCGTTCGTGGTGCACAAGGACGACCCGGGATTCGTGGTCGGGCCGAAGGAGAAGAAGCTCGGGATCAAGGGCTCGCCCACGGTGGAGCTGTACTTCGAGGACTGCACCATCCCCGGCGACCGGATCATCGGCGAGCCCGGCACCGGGTTCAAGACCGCGCTCGCCACGCTGGACCACACCCGCCCGACGATCGGCGCGCAGGCCGTGGGCATCGCGCAGGGCGCGCTGGACTCCGCGATCGACTACGTCAAGGAACGCAAGCAGTTCGGCAAGGCCATCTCGGACTTCCAGGGCGTGCAGTTCATGCTCGCCGACATGGCCATGAAGATCGAGGCCGCCAGGCACATGGTCTACGTGTCCGCGGCGCGCGCCGAGCGCGGTGAGGGCAAGCTCGGGTTCATCTCGGCGGCCGCCAAGTGCTACGCCTCCGACGTGGCCATGGAGGTCACCACCGACGCGGTGCAGCTGTTCGGCGGCGCCGGCTACACCAGGGACTTCCCGGTCGAGCGGATGATGCGCGACGCCAAGATCACCCAGATCTACGAGGGCACCAACCAGATCCAGCGCATGGTGATGGCCCGCGCGCTGCTCAAGGGCTAA